From Triticum aestivum cultivar Chinese Spring chromosome 4A, IWGSC CS RefSeq v2.1, whole genome shotgun sequence, a single genomic window includes:
- the LOC123087622 gene encoding uncharacterized protein At4g15970: MGKVVVAEATARQVASFVLGAAAALTVVMLVQYRAPAAGLSRARTPAHFSGLRSSSDDQHHRRNGTAARAVLHHPSPSIAGSAARDDDHRRRPANATTITKPSSTSTAAAALSHLPGTHRHEEKGAKEEPAEFRGLAAAVARAATDDRTVIITCVNQAWAAPGSLLDLFLESFRIGDGTARLLPHVLVVAMDPGAHARCLAVHQHCYHYTIPGINIDFAAHKYFLSKDYLELVWSKLKLQRRILELGYGFLFTDVDIVWLRDPFKHVTAYADMTVSSDVYFGDPDNLGNFPNTGFFHVKPNPRTIAMTKLWHGGRGKYPGANEQPVFNMMKKQMVAELGLRVQYLNPAYVGGFCSYGKDLGKIVTMHANCCVGIGNKIRDLKNVLGDWRNYTRMPPWERHRAKWTVPGACIRAEKQV; this comes from the exons ATGGGGAAGGTGGTCGTCGCGGAGGCCACGGCGCGGCAGGTGGCCTCcttcgtcctcggcgccgccgccgcgctcaCCGTCGTCATGCTCGTCCAGTACCGGGCGCCGGCCGCGGGCCTCAGCCGCGCCAGGACGCCGGCCCACTTCTCCGGCTTGAGATCATCATCCGACGACCAGCACCACCGCCGCAACGGGACGGCAGCGCGTGCCGTTCTTCATCATCCGTCGCCGTCCATCGCCGGCAGTGCTGCCCGAGACGACGATCATCGCCGTCGTCCGGCGAACGCCACGACAATCACAAAGCCCAGTTCTAcctccactgctgctgctgctctaagTCATCTTCCCGGCACACATCGGCATGAAGAAAAG GGAGCGAAGGAGGAGCCGGCGGAGTTCcgggggctggcggcggcggtggcgcgagcAGCGACGGACGACCGGACGGTGATCATCACGTGCGTGAACCAGGCCTGGGCGGCGCCGGGCTCCCTGCTGGACCTGTTCCTCGAGAGCTTCCGCATCGGCGACGGCACGGCGCGGCTCCTCCCACACGTGCTGGTCGTGGCCATGGACCCCGGCGCCCACGCGCGGTGCCTCGCCGTGCACCAGCACTGCTACCACTACACCATCCCGGGGATCAACATCGACTTCGCCGCCCACAAGTACTTCCTCTCCAAGGACTACCTGGAGCTGGTGTGGAGCAAGCTGAAGCTGCAGCGCCGCATCCTGGAGCTCGGCTACGGCTTCCTCTTCACCGACGTCGACATCGTGTGGCTGCGCGACCCGTTCAAGCACGTCACGGCGTACGCTGACATGACCGTGTCCAGCGACGTCTACTTCGGCGACCCCGACAACCTGGGCAACTTCCCCAACACGGGGTTCTTCCACGTGAAGCCCAACCCGCGGACCATCGCCATGACGAAGCTGTGGCACGGCGGTAGGGGCAAGTACCCGGGCGCCAACGAGCAGCCGGTGTTCAACATGATGAAGAAGCAGATGGTGGCGGAGCTCGGGCTCCGGGTGCAGTACCTGAACCCGGCGTACGTCGGCGGGTTCTGCAGCTACGGGAAGGATTTGGGGAAGATCGTCACCATGCACGCGAACTGCTGCGTGGGGATTGGGAACAAGATAAGGGACTTGAAGAACGTGCTGGGTGACTGGAGGAACTATACCAGGATGCCGCCATGGGAGCGGCACCGGGCCAAGTGGACCGTGCCGGGCGCCTGCATTCGAGCGGAAAAACAAGTTTGA